CTAGAATATTACTTTTTTCAGCAGAATGAAAATATTCTCGAGCTTGTTTAATAAAATAAATAAATTTTGATGTATTATGGAATGCCAATTTATATCCATTCTTTTCATCTATTTTTTCATAGATTTCTTGAAGATATTGTTTTGTCTTTGCTTCACTTTCAAAATAGACAAAAGTATCCCACATTTTTTGATAAGGGTTTTCGCTATAAATAAAATGAATGGTTTTCATTCCTTCATCCCCTGTAATCTACCTTTCCTATACTTTATAATTCCCAAATATAATCGATTCATCATTCTTGACAGCAAAAATTCACTTTGTTAAACTCGTAATAATATATTTTACTTGATAATCCGATTCATTAAGAGAATAAAAGTAGAGGAAGGGAAACGAAACATGTGGGAAACAAAATTTGCACGTGAAGGTTTAACTTTTGATGATGTATTGCTAATTCCTGCAAAGTCAGAAGTACTACCTAGGGATGTCAATGTTTCAACTCAGTTAGGTCGTATACGTTTAAATATACCGATTATTAGTGCGGGTATGGACACAGTAACCGAAGCAAATATGGCGATTGCGATGGCAAGACAAGGTGGGTTAGGTATTATCCATAAGAATATGTCGATTCAAAAACAAGTCGAAGAAGTGGATCGTGTGAAAAGATCTGAAAATGGGGTAATTACCAATCCATTCTATCTCACACCTGATCACATCGTAGCAGATGCAGAAGCGTTAATGGCCAAATATCGTGTATCAGGTGTTCCCATTGTGAACCAAGATCAAGAATTAGTTGGAATTATTACAAATAGAGATTTACGATTTATTAAAGATTATTCTCAAAAAATTCAAGATGTAATGACAAAAGAACATCTCATTACAGCCCCTGTAGGGACAACCTTAGAACAAGCAAAGGAAATTCTTCAGCGGTATAAGATTGAAAAATTACCCCTTGTGGATGAACAAAATAAATTAAAAGGTTTAATTACGATTAAGGATATTGAAAAGGCGATAGAGTTTCCAAATGCTGCAAAAGATGAGCATGGACGTTTAGTTGTGGGTGCTGCAATTGGAGTTTCTAGGGATACCTTTGAGAGAGCTAAAGCATTAGTGGAGGCAGGAGTCGATGCA
The Tepidibacillus fermentans genome window above contains:
- the guaB gene encoding IMP dehydrogenase; this encodes MWETKFAREGLTFDDVLLIPAKSEVLPRDVNVSTQLGRIRLNIPIISAGMDTVTEANMAIAMARQGGLGIIHKNMSIQKQVEEVDRVKRSENGVITNPFYLTPDHIVADAEALMAKYRVSGVPIVNQDQELVGIITNRDLRFIKDYSQKIQDVMTKEHLITAPVGTTLEQAKEILQRYKIEKLPLVDEQNKLKGLITIKDIEKAIEFPNAAKDEHGRLVVGAAIGVSRDTFERAKALVEAGVDALVVDTAHGHSKGVLDTVRELRRLYPDLVIIAGNVATAEGTRDLIEAGASVVKVGIGPGSICTTRVVAGVGVPQITAIYEAATVARKYGIPIIADGGIKYSGDITKAIAAGASAVMLGSLLAGTDESPGDFETYQGRRYKVYRGMGSIGAMNAGSKDRYFQENALKLVPEGIEGRVAYKGPLSDTIYQLVGGLRSGMGYCGTRTIQELIERGQFVKITSAGLKESHPHDVQITKESPNYSIL